The genome window GTATGAGGGGCTTGTTAATGGTAAGGCGTTGAGGGATGATTTGTACTTTGATCATTTGGAGAAGGTGTTGGCATAGACAGAATATTGGAGGACCATAGACTAGAACAGTGAAGAGGATAGTGAGGATTAGACTAATGAGACATGCGATTCACACAAACGTCACAACCGTGGGAGAAAAGAGTTGGTCAAACAAATCGTCAATCATAGGCTACTCGGTCACGACGCTATATACATTCAAAAGACCTTATATGATCATTCCACCTTTTTCTTTGGGtatctttctttttattgACCCTCAACCTGCTTAAGAATGCCCTCAAGGTTAATGCTCTTAGGTCTCTCGATAGGCAGACCCAGAGCTCGGTCCCAGATCAACTGAGCCAGAGGTCCAAGACCACGAGAAACACCAAATGTAGCAGTGTAGTACAGCGTCTCGTGGAAGCCATAGTGGTGGAACAGGACTCCGGAGGAGCTGTCGACGTTGGGGTAGGGGTTCTTGGTCTTGCCGTGCTTCTTGAGGACCTCGGGGGCGATGCGGCTGTTCTTCTCGACGAGCTGGAAGACGGGGTCGTTGGCGATCTCGGGACGCGCGGCGGCGTAGTCCATGAGGGCCTCGAAGCGGGGGTCGGGCTTGCGCAGGACGGCGTGGCCGTAGCCGGGGACGACGCGGCCAGAGTTGAGGGTGGACCAGAGATAGTCGTTGACGTCTTGCTCGGTGTAGTTGGCGGGGATGGCTTCCTTCATCTGGATGATCCATCGGAGAACCTCCTGGGCGGCGAGACTAAGACATGTTAGTACGAATTCACGGCTGGGAAGAGAGAAGTGCTTACCCGTGAAGGGGACCAGCGAGACCCTGGAGACCAGCGCTGTAAGACAGGAAAGGATCCGACAGGGCACTTCCAACCAAGTGAGTGGCGTGAGCAGAGACATTACCACCCTCATGATCACCGTGAAGAGCAAGGTAAAGTCTCAGAAGATCCTGAAAGTTCTCGTTCTCCTTTCCGCCCTTTCCAAGCATAGCAGCAAAGTTGTACGACCAATCCTGCTCAAGATCGACCTCAGCTGGCAgagcaccaccaccacggTAAGCATTCTGGTAGATCTTGGCAGCAATGGTAGGAAGCTTAGCAAGCAACGAAATACAATCGTCAAAGGTAGGCTCCCAGTAATCAGCCTTGTTAAGGCCCTGCTCATAAGCCTTGGCGAACTTGGACTCGTAGTTGAGCGCAGAAACAGCCATGGCGAACTGCGTCATGGGATGAAGATCCTTGGGGAAGTCATCGAGCATCTTTGAGATGAACTCTGGAATCTGAGCCTTCTCTGCGAGTTCGCGAGAGAATGTGCGGACTTGGTTCACAGAGGGAACTTGGCCGGTGAGGAGGAGCCAGAACATAGCTTCGGGGAGCATCTCAGTTCCTGTCTTTCCCTTGGGAAGCTCCTTTTGGCAATCCTTGATGGTGCGGCCGTGGAAGCGAATGCCCTCGTTGGCGTCGAGGACTGAACCCTCCCAGACCATGGCCTTGAGACCGCGCATGCCGCCAAGGGTgttctcgaccttgacctCGCCGAGGACCTTGTTGGAGTGggccttgaccttcttgagaagctcaCGCTTGGCGGGGATGGCCTCGCGGAGAGTGGCCTTGAGATCAGGCTCTGCGGTGGCATAGCCGCGGACACCTGAGAAAGCGGCACGTGTGAGGGGCTGTGAAGTGTGTGAGCTTTGGTGTTTTTATCACATGTAAGTTAGCTTAGAAGCTTACCTTGAGGGAGCCAAGAGCCCTGCGGGAGGATGTCAAGTTGAGAGCCATTGTGATGTGTGAGGAGGGGATACAGAGAGGATTGGagcaaggaagaaaaaaaaagaagaagatcaaatATGAGGAGTGAAAGAGATCAAGTATGAGGAGGGAGTTGGGCCGAGGGTTCCCTGTGGTAAACGAGCTGAAGCGGTAGGTGGGGGTGCCTTTGGTTGAATCTGGGGTAACAGCCGGGGGAGCGGGGGCAtctgatgatggtggttTGCACGTTTATTTTGTCATGCGGGGTTGAACTGAACTGTTATGACGCAGCGAGTGCGGAGAAGACGACAGTTTCAAGATATGCTGGTAAGTAGAAATAATGCACTATAGAACAGAGGAGGCTGTAGTGGTGCTCAAGATACAATTAGGCAGAGAAAATATGCTGTACTTGTCCACCAAAAGTCTTCTGTTGAAGACAATCCCACGGTTATCATGGCGACTCCAACCGAGGAAACCCGCCATGAACCGACCTGAATGCCACGGCTCAAACATGCATCTCAACCAATCAGCTTCACGACTGTTTACCGTACGAGCTCACTCATTGGCCAATTCGTCGGCAATGCTCTTCTTTAACCAAGGCTTTGCTGACATGCGATGAGTCCCCAAGTTGTAAGCTGCTTTTTTGTCAAGCATTTATAAGAGACGTGTAATTTGGTCTGCTCG of Fusarium oxysporum Fo47 chromosome I, complete sequence contains these proteins:
- a CDS encoding citrate synthase-like protein, translating into MALNLTSSRRALGSLKPLTRAAFSGVRGYATAEPDLKATLREAIPAKRELLKKVKAHSNKVLGEVKVENTLGGMRGLKAMVWEGSVLDANEGIRFHGRTIKDCQKELPKGKTGTEMLPEAMFWLLLTGQVPSVNQVRTFSRELAEKAQIPEFISKMLDDFPKDLHPMTQFAMAVSALNYESKFAKAYEQGLNKADYWEPTFDDCISLLAKLPTIAAKIYQNAYRGGGALPAEVDLEQDWSYNFAAMLGKGGKENENFQDLLRLYLALHGDHEGGNVSAHATHLVGSALSDPFLSYSAGLQGLAGPLHGLAAQEVLRWIIQMKEAIPANYTEQDVNDYLWSTLNSGRVVPGYGHAVLRKPDPRFEALMDYAAARPEIANDPVFQLVEKNSRIAPEVLKKHGKTKNPYPNVDSSSGVLFHHYGFHETLYYTATFGVSRGLGPLAQLIWDRALGLPIERPKSINLEGILKQVEGQ